The stretch of DNA TTTAACACGCATACAGGAATTGGAACAGGAACATTAAAATTAAGTGACACTTCACTTACAGGTGCTCAAATTAAATCTGTGAATGATGCAAGTACCAATGCAATAGATTTATCTAATGTTACTACTATTTCAAGTGCTACTATGTCTGAAATGTTAGAGATAGTAAATAATACAGGTTCAATATTTACAACAGCATCTAATTACGCAGTTAATATAAGTAATACAGCAAGTGCGACTAATATAAATAGTGTATTAGGTGATACAACAGGAGTAGTAACAGCAACAGTAACAACAGATACCGCATCAAATCTAAATAGTGCATTAGGAAGTGCAACAGCTACAGATGTATTAACTATAACTGTTAGTGCAGGAAGTGCTGCTGCTTCTGATTTAATAGCCTTAGATAATAAAACATCAGTAACAATAGATGCAACAGCAATTACAACAATTACTGGAACAGGTGCTCAAGTTGCAACAGTTGCAACTGCAAGTGGTATAAGTACATCAACAAATTATTTAGCAACACTAAGTGGAACATCAACAATTAGTGATGTAAATATAGTTACAGGTGATACAACAGGGATTGTAACAGCAATAGTAACAGCAGATACAGCAGCTAATTTAAATACAGGTTTATCAAATGCAACAGCAACAGATGCCTTAACATTAACAGTAAATGGAGCAACTGCGACAGCTTCTGATTTAATATCACTTGATGGAAAAACAAGTGTAGCAATAAGTGTAACAGCAACAGCAGTAAGTGGTTTATATGCAGATTTGACTACAGTTTATGTAACAAATGCAAGTAGTTATACAAATCTTGGTGATGAAAATGTAACAATTACTGATGCACAAAGTGCAACAAATGTTAATACGATATTAAATAAAACAAGTGGAATAGTAACAGCAACAGTAAGTGCCGATACAGCAGCTAATTTAAATACAAATTTAGTAAATGCAACAGCAACTGATGCTTTATCACTAACAGTAACTGATACAAGTTTAAGTTCATTAACAAATTTATTAGCTCTTGATGGAAAAACAAGTATGGCAGTAAATGCATCAAGTATAACAGCAATATCAGAAACATACGCTAATTTAAATACAGCATATTCATCAGCTGGAATAACTGGACTTGGAAATGAAGCTGTAACAATTACAGATACACAAAGTGCAACAAATGTAAATACAATAGCAAATAAAACAAGTGGAGCAGTAACAGCTACAGTAACAAGTGGAGCAGTAACAGCTACTTTAGGTGCTCTAACAAATGTAGATGCAAATGATGTAATAACATTTACAACTACAGATACAAGTGTTGATGCAAGTGATTTAGTTGCTTTAGCTGTAAAAGTAGATACTCTAGGAGTAAATACTGTAAATACAGTAACTGAAGTTTATAATACAGCAAGTTTAGGAACAGTAGTAGTAAATGCATTAAACATAACAGGAAATACAGAAGCCGTAATAATAACAGGTGGATCAATTTCTTCAACTGATACAAATGCAATAGTAAATGCAACAAGTGGAATAGTAACAGCAACGGTAAGTGCCGATACAGCAGCTAATTTAAATACAAATTTAGTAAATGCAACAGCAACAGATGTTTTAACACTAACTGTAAGTGCAGGAAGTGTAGCAGCTACTGATTTAACTGCATTAGATAATAAAACTTCAGTTGCGGTAAATGCAGCTGCAGTTACAGCATTAATAGGAACAGCAGCAGAAATCCAAGCTGCATACACAGCAAATACAGCTGGGACTATAAGTGGATTAGGAAATGAAAATATATCTATTTCTGATACAGGAACATTAGCCTCATCAACAATAACTTCTTTAGATGTATCAACGACTGGAACAATAACATTAAATGGTGCAGGTTCATTAGTATTAACAACTACATCAGGACAAATTCTTGATTTAAGTGGAGTAACAAATAGTTTAAGTGGCACATTATCTATTACAGATTCAACAGGAAATGAAACAATTACAGGAACATCTGCAAATGATACATTAACTCTTTCAAGTGGAAATGATACAATTAATCTAGGAAATGGTAGTGATACAATAAATGCAACCATTGGAAATTTAGATGTGAATGATAATATTTCTGATACAGGAAGTACAGGAACAGATGTATTAAATATTACAAATAGTGGAACTATTGATTCAGCTAATCTTATTGATGCAAAAGGAATAGAAACATTAAATCTATCAAGTGGTAATGATACAATTACTTTCGATGATACAACAGAGTTTAATGCATTTAGAAATAATTTTACTGATATTGTTGATGCAGGTGGAAGTGATACTTTATCTTTTGGAACAATAGCTGTAACTGGAAATTTAGACTTTAGTAAATTAAGTGAATTTGAAACACTGAATTTATCATCAGCTTCTGATAATTTAACAATTAGTGGTGATGAACCAACAAATATAAATGGTGGAGCAGGAAATGATACTTTCTCTTTAGATTTCTCAAGTATTAGAAATTTAAATGGTGGGGCAAACACAGATACCGTTAAATTAACTGGAAATACAGGAAGTAATATTTCTTCTGATACAGATTTTACTCCAAATTCAACATTTACAAATATTGAAAGACTTGATATTTCAGGACTTAATTTAAATACAAATGATAATAATACAGAATTTAATTTTACAGAAGCTATGTTAAATGCATGGACAGGAAGTGATACAGGTAGTTTAACCTTATCGTTAACTTCATCTCAAGTGGAAAAAATTAAATTTACAGATAGTTCTAGTGTGGTTCATGATACTTCATCAACTATTACAGATAATGCATCTTATACTATAGGTAACAATACTCTTACTATTGATATTATAGATGTACCTTAAACAGTCACTTTTTAGTGATTGTTTCTTTTTAAAATTAGAAAAAGGCTTTTAGTGAATAAAAATGTTATTAATACTGGTTTTAATAAAGTTATAAAATCAAGACATGGATTTCTTTTATATAATAAAAATGATATATATATTGGAAAATCAATAGAAAAATATGGGGAATTTTCACATCTTGAAGCAAAACTTTTTGAGCAAATTTGTAAAGAAGGAGATATTGTAATAGAAGTTGGAGCAAATATTGGCGCTCACACTGTATATCTTTCAAAACTTGTGGGAAAAGGTGTTGTTATTGCATTTGAACCACAAAGATTGGTTTTCCAAAATCTATGCGCAAATCTTGCAATAAACAGTATTTCAAATGTATTTGCTTATCAAGAAGCAGTTTCACATGAAAATGGAAGCATATTAATTCCTGAATATGATTTTACAAAAAATAACAACTTTGGTGGAATAAATATAGAAAATACTAAAAATGGAACAACTGTAAATAAGCAAAAATTAGATAATTTTTTGAATAAAATAAACAGATTAAAATTACTAAAAATTGATGTTGAAGGTATGGAAATATCAGTAATAAAAGGGGCTAGTGAATTAATTAAAAAGTTTAGACCAATTATTTATGTTGAAAATGATAGACAAGAACATTCAAAAGAGCTAATAGAGTTATTATGGAGCTTAAATTATAAGATGTATTGGCATTTACCAAGGCTTTACAATAAAAATAATTTTTTCAATGAAGAAGAAAATATTTTTGGAAATATAGTCTCTGTAAATATGTTATGTTTACATAAAGATAGTTCTATAGAAATACTAGAAATGGATGAAATAATCAATTCAAAGCATCATCCAATGAAAAAATAATATAACAAAAATCTAAATTTTTTAGATATAATTCCCCTAATTTAATGATTTGAAGGTAATATAATGATAGAACAAGAAAAAAAACTTTTTGAACAAGCAGTCGAATTTTTTAATAAAAAAGATTACGATAAATCAAAAACTTTATATGAAGAAATCTTAAAAATAAATCCAAAGTCTTCTAATATTTATGGAAACTTAGGTGTTATTTATAAAATAAAAGGTGATATCAATACAGCTATAAAATATTATATTACAGCAATCAATTTAAATCCTAAAAATACTCTTGTATATAATAATTTAGGTAATGCTTTTAAAGAAATAAAAAATTATAAAATGGCTATAAGAGTATATACAGATGCTTTAAAAATAAATCCAAAAGATTTTAATATGTTTAATAATCTAGGTATAGTTTTTGAATTAATTGGTGATAGCAATAGAGCAATTGAAGCATATAAACAAGCTGTTAAAATAAATCCAAAATATGCAAAAGCTATAAATAATATAGGTGTTGTATTATATAAACAAAAAAGATATAAAGAATCAGCTCAGATTTTTGAAATAGCATTACAATCAGACTCAGATTATAATGAAGTTTATAGTAATAAAGGCGCTGCTTATAACAAAGCAAAAGATTATGATAAAGCAATAGAATCTTTAGAAATGGCAATTCTTAAAATGCCAAATCATGGTGGTGCATATACAAATTTAGGAAATGTATATAATAAATTACATGATTATAAAACAGCTGCAAAAATGCATGAAAAATCTATAGAATTAGAACCAAATGGTTCAAATGCATATAGTAATGTAGGTACTTCAT from Arcobacter suis CECT 7833 encodes:
- a CDS encoding FkbM family methyltransferase; protein product: MNKNVINTGFNKVIKSRHGFLLYNKNDIYIGKSIEKYGEFSHLEAKLFEQICKEGDIVIEVGANIGAHTVYLSKLVGKGVVIAFEPQRLVFQNLCANLAINSISNVFAYQEAVSHENGSILIPEYDFTKNNNFGGINIENTKNGTTVNKQKLDNFLNKINRLKLLKIDVEGMEISVIKGASELIKKFRPIIYVENDRQEHSKELIELLWSLNYKMYWHLPRLYNKNNFFNEEENIFGNIVSVNMLCLHKDSSIEILEMDEIINSKHHPMKK